In Nocardioides sp. InS609-2, a single genomic region encodes these proteins:
- a CDS encoding PTS mannitol transporter subunit IICBA — protein MSTTTGAPRAGMRVHVQKFGTFLSNMVLPNIGAFIAWGLITALFIETGWITLIGDWIGYDGGYGPISHLGGWGDYAGGGIVDPMITYLLPLLIGYTGGRMSYDDNMRGGVVGAIATMGAIAGAGVPMFLGAMVMGPLGGWSMKRLDALWSHRIRPGLEMLVNNFSAGIWGGFLAVVGFFLAGPFVERFSDLASNVVDTLVENNLLPLTSIFIEPAKILFLNNAINQGILTPLGTAEAVDKGKSILFLLEANPGPGLGLLLAFMFFGKGAAKASAPGAILIQFIGGIHEIYFPYVLMKPKLVLAVMAGGMSGVATNVAFGSGLRSPASPGSIIAVWTASPPGSLLGVTTSVIVAAGVSFLVASFLLKIDRTADEGDLSAATADMEARKGKQSAVGALLGAGAAAPGQPIRNIVFACDAGMGSSAMGASVLRKKIQAAGFDEVTVVNKAISSLNDDWDVVVTHQDLTDRARQRAGSAVHVSVDNFMGSPRYDEIVELVRQTNGSETAAPAAAPAAVADDEPGTDGSVLADEAIVLSGSATTRDEAITEAGQLLVASGAVAPSYVDAMHEREKSVSTHMGNLLAIPHGTNEAKGDIRRTAISFVRYPDGIDWNGKPAEFVVGIAGAGNDHLALLSKLASVFVDADQVERLRSAPSAEEVRGILDGVRA, from the coding sequence ATGTCCACAACCACCGGCGCACCCCGCGCGGGGATGCGCGTCCACGTGCAGAAGTTCGGCACGTTCCTTTCCAACATGGTCCTGCCCAACATCGGCGCGTTCATCGCCTGGGGCCTGATCACTGCCCTGTTCATCGAGACCGGCTGGATCACCCTGATCGGTGACTGGATCGGCTACGACGGCGGCTACGGCCCGATCTCCCACCTCGGTGGGTGGGGCGACTACGCCGGCGGCGGCATCGTCGACCCGATGATCACCTACCTGCTGCCGCTGCTGATCGGCTACACCGGCGGCCGGATGAGCTACGACGACAACATGCGTGGTGGCGTCGTCGGCGCCATCGCCACGATGGGCGCCATCGCCGGCGCCGGCGTGCCGATGTTCCTCGGCGCGATGGTGATGGGCCCGCTCGGCGGCTGGTCCATGAAGCGCCTCGACGCGCTCTGGTCGCACAGGATCCGGCCCGGCCTGGAGATGCTGGTCAACAACTTCTCGGCCGGCATCTGGGGTGGCTTCCTCGCGGTCGTCGGGTTCTTCCTCGCCGGCCCGTTCGTCGAGCGGTTCAGCGACCTGGCGTCAAACGTCGTCGACACGCTCGTCGAGAACAACCTGCTGCCGCTCACGTCCATCTTCATCGAGCCGGCCAAGATCCTGTTCCTCAACAACGCGATCAACCAGGGCATCCTGACCCCGCTCGGCACCGCAGAGGCCGTCGACAAGGGCAAGTCGATCCTGTTCCTGCTCGAGGCCAACCCCGGCCCCGGCCTGGGTCTGCTGCTCGCCTTCATGTTCTTCGGCAAGGGTGCCGCGAAGGCGTCCGCGCCCGGCGCCATCTTGATCCAGTTCATCGGCGGCATCCACGAGATCTACTTCCCGTACGTGCTGATGAAGCCCAAGCTGGTGCTCGCTGTCATGGCTGGCGGCATGTCCGGTGTGGCCACCAACGTGGCCTTCGGCTCCGGCCTTCGCTCGCCGGCCTCGCCGGGCTCCATCATCGCCGTGTGGACCGCTTCGCCTCCCGGCAGCCTCCTCGGCGTGACCACCTCCGTCATAGTCGCTGCTGGCGTGTCGTTCCTCGTCGCGTCGTTCCTGCTCAAGATCGACCGGACCGCTGACGAGGGCGACCTCTCCGCTGCCACGGCCGACATGGAGGCCCGCAAGGGCAAGCAGTCGGCTGTTGGCGCACTGCTCGGAGCGGGTGCCGCAGCGCCCGGGCAGCCCATCCGCAACATCGTCTTCGCCTGCGACGCCGGCATGGGATCGTCCGCGATGGGTGCCTCTGTGCTGCGCAAGAAGATCCAGGCGGCCGGCTTCGACGAAGTGACGGTGGTCAACAAGGCGATCTCGAGCCTGAACGACGACTGGGACGTGGTGGTCACCCACCAGGACCTCACCGACCGCGCCCGACAGCGAGCGGGCTCGGCGGTCCACGTGTCCGTCGACAACTTCATGGGCAGTCCCCGGTACGACGAGATCGTCGAGCTGGTGCGTCAGACCAACGGGTCCGAGACAGCAGCTCCGGCTGCCGCACCCGCCGCGGTCGCCGACGACGAGCCGGGCACTGACGGCAGCGTGCTCGCCGACGAGGCCATCGTCTTGTCGGGTTCGGCCACGACGCGCGACGAAGCCATCACCGAGGCGGGCCAGCTGCTCGTCGCGTCGGGTGCGGTCGCCCCGTCGTACGTCGATGCGATGCACGAGCGGGAGAAGTCCGTGTCGACGCACATGGGCAACCTGCTTGCCATCCCGCACGGCACCAACGAGGCCAAGGGCGACATCCGTCGTACGGCGATCTCGTTCGTGCGCTACCCCGACGGGATCGACTGGAACGGCAAGCCGGCCGAGTTCGTCGTCGGCATTGCCGGTGCCGGCAACGACCACCTCGCGCTGCTGTCGAAGCTCGCGTCGGTGTTCGTCGACGCCGACCAGGTCGAGCGGCTCCGCTCGGCGCCGTCGGCCGAGGAGGTGCGCGGCATCCTGGACGGGGTCCGTGCCTGA